TCTCTGGCTGAAGGACTCTGCAACACCTCTTTCTCCATGCATGCTCTTTTAGGCAAAGTACACTCATGACTCTCACTACTCTCTCTACTTGACATGGACACTGTATCCGTGAGGCTTGAAGTTTGGGCAGTTGATTCTACCGAATAAGAAAAAATGAAATATCATGGTAATACTGACAATGAACAAAGATCAAACTACTGTCTTTTACAGGGTATctgcaaattttttacagcaAATGTAATGActtttaagaccttttttaagtctctaaaataaaaataagactttaccataaaaaaaagaggaaaatgtTCAGGGCAACACGACACAGAATTGTGGCGAAGCATGGCACGGCACAGCTCACCTGAGCCACACTGAAGACACATCACAggagctgtgtctgaaaccgctccctatccactatatagtgcactatatcgggtgtcgaccattttgtagtggtgtccgaaacctGAGTGAACAACTTAATTCCCTAGATTcattcactactttttacccacaatgcactctgattttgagggtacattCTATGTACACTCGTTCACTCATATTTCCTATGATGCAACGGGAGACGAACGCGTAACTTGAATCAGCTGAaggatactgacagtaaacaccaaacattttcttgttgtcagttattttctactttttgaaaataaacacatgaaaaataattgcgttatcttttattttaaatctaatacacatttttattaaacaataaacaaacagcagtaaataaatattataagcagtggttttgttctctttattatcaactaatacaataaacatgacaaatgtgaaaaacagtaagaaagtaaactttaccatttcacagcacaatcaataaagccacacaggtgTTTTTGATGAATCTCTGCGACAGCTCTCTGACGCATGATATTTGCGTCAGTGTCCGAAATCGCtcactcattttcatttgcttcatccccatatagtggactcaactgTCATTCCCcatcagtgttgggtaagttactcaaaaaaagtaattaattactagttactaattacatcttcaatcatgtaattagattactttacaattTACTCtcttcaaaaagtatttaattacttattactaattactttctaaatcatattagtacatgatacaaggataggcttgaaatggctcgaagaaataataaatgaaagtatatcaattattctggtcccactttagggtccaattttctctattaactaactattaactacttttgcctcaatatactccaactactgcttatacaaccccaaaacagaaaaagttgggacatagtagaaattgtgagtaaaaagggaatggaataatttacaaatctcataaacttatattttattcacaaagaatatagataacaatcaaatgttgaaagtaagatattttgaaatgtcatgccaaatattggctcattttggatttcatgagagctacacattccaaaaaaagttgggacaggtagcaataagaggccagaaaagttaaatgtacatataaggaacagttgaaagaccaatttgcaacttattaggtcaattggcaacatgattgggtataaaaagagcctctcagagtggaAGTGTCTgtcagaggtcaagatgggcagagaatcaccaattcccccaatgctgcagcgaaaaatagttttctgagcttctcagagaaaaattgcaatgagattgaatttatcatcatctacagtgcataatatcatccaaagattcagagaatctggaacaatctttgtgcgtaagggtcaagaccggaaaaccataccggatgcccgtgatcttcgggccctaagacagcactgcatcacatacaggaatgctactgtaatggaaatcacaacatggactcaggaatacttccagaaaacattgtgttggactttaaggcgtccgaagcatgttcataatttgagaaagacacaaatatctaaattgaatatttattgatcaggggacgtattcacaaagaattttaaggCTAAAAGTAGCTCCTAACTGGCGAATTTAGGAGCAACTCCTAAAAATAATGGGCGTGTCACTCCTAACTTTAGGACTCCTAATTTTTTTCACTAAAAGTAATTCACGAAGCATTTTAGCCCTAAAAGTAGCACCTAAGTCTGGGACAGCTTAAAAGAAGTCGAGAGGACTCCTAACTCACTAAGACCTATTCACAAAGGATCGTAAAATGGCTTAGGTGCTGATTAACACATACATGgacagtttcaccaactcaaaAGCATTGCCTAGACTTAAAAGCACACTTTAATGTAAGcatatttttatgacatttgtttcataattcattacattcatGACAAACAGGAAGTTTTTAGAATTACatgaaacaataatgatattatatatttaatattgtacGCCAACCTGTTGCCATGCTTGCCCGTTTAAAGGCTGCAGCCCTTGACTGCGATTGTAATGCATACCACCGCCTCTCACAGTCGTCCGGGGTCCGCGACACAAGCGGGAATGCATTGATCTGCAAACAAATCCTCTCCcatcagtgatgcgcgggttgatccgaaatgagcgggtgcctgcgattacgagtcatccaaaaatgttttttttaatgatatgccggtcgggtcgtttgaaataaaaatgccagTTAACTAATTTAAACAAtttctacttttaaaaaaatgcgggCTTCTTCAATATGGGCAACACATTTCCTTGCTTTAAGTAGTCTATTTAGGCTAATAGGATGTAAATTAATCAAGCAAGTGTTAATGCAATgtcgttttttattattaggcaaTTGTCGGTTTTCATTTGGGTATTAGGCTACCTTGatataatttaatttcattcacgacttttcttttatatatgcatttcgatggcattactattattattttgtgtaggaCACAGACATATTTCGATGTTGTAATGGATTTGGTGCGTCGGTCTGTGTTATGTTCCGCATGTCAGCCCTGTCATCTAACAACCAATCACCGTGGTCATTGCGAGTCAGCTCGTGCATGAGAATTGACGTCATCCGTAGCAACGAAGACTCACTCTTAGTTTAGGAGTAATAATttttccttactaaaagtaggtctgaaaggcgttgtgaataacttttaagAGAAAACTCCTAGCTAAAATCTTTTAGTGCGATTTAGGAGTACTCTTAGTGGTAAgataaaattctttgtgaatacggccccagatatgaaaaagttacaGCATGCCGGGCCGTCTCAAGTCCTAACAGCAGGATTCGACAGACTCACAGCTCAAGACAGAAAAACATGAGTATTTATCGTCGTTCtttcttcttagaatctccacccacaaaggccgtTCCCCTCGTACATCTGACTCCATCACCACACCCAGTTTTAGCCTGTAGACGAAGATAAACACACccaaacaaagaaaaaaccaACTGTTCTCCACACAACCCTGAGATCCATGCAGTCCGTCACCTTCTCCCCAGTACTCCTCCACTtcacatatgattgacttcacatAGAATATTATAATGCtctcttaaaaacaaatcattaataaaacattcatttattcatacaaaaaacataagctgtaaaatgaaagtgattattatgtaaaacacatttcaatatcatgacatcatttcattattcgtaaaattggttatatgaataaggcacacattaacttctttagatagataaacacatattaaatcttttactgcaatattacttctaagcaaaacactttaatcattattaaaaaacatccGTTAgggaagaaaacacacacacacacacacacacacacacacacacacacacacacacacacacacacacacacacacacacacacacagttttcaTGATTGCCAGAAAACAATTATTGTGCATTAATTACTTTAGAATGGGCAGTTTTTTATCTAAATACGTTCCCCTTCCACGGAGGCTGCTGTGTTGCACCCCTATGTTCCTACAGTAACCCACAACGGACAAACAAAGACTGGGTTTAGAAAGTACCGCTCACATTTTCATTTTCTCGTCAGCTACTGTAGCTTGGAAAGATAGAGGTAAGGGAAGCTGGTTGCAATCGTCAAACCTCACTGATAGATACCACTAAATCCTACAGACTGGTCATTTAAAGAACGGAATTCAATGATTGATCTGAACTGTGCTACTACATTATTTGCAAATTCCATGTAGGTGGAGTAGGATGCATACAGTAGCTTGAATTTATCAAcctattatattatataattataccGTTCTGACGGTAGAGGGTTCGCTTCCGGTGCCTCACACTAAGGTAGAGCCCCTCAATTGACTGCTGTATTCCTCTGTGTGTTGTGCCTTGACTGGCACGAGATGTATCAGGCGTCTCTGTAAAATAAATAGTGAAAGCAAATTCactgttaaaacaacacagaacCGTtcctgtttgaattttatgtaaAACCCTTTAATCCAACTTATTTAAACTTGGTATGTGCACTTCCTGCAGGGAAACTGGAATATACTAATAAACCTGATATAAATGTGGCATACCATTATATTTTTTTGCtgctctttaatataaaacataactAACGATAGAAAAGGATGTTTGTTGTTTCTTTTATCTGGTCATGCTTACCACCAGCTGCCCATTCCTTTACATCAGATAGCCACTGTGAAACCACTTCATCTGTGCAATCTAGCTCTGTTTTTAGGTCAGCTAGCCTTGCAGTCTCATCGTGGAGTCTCTGACAAGTCTGATGTTATACAATAATCAGGATTAAAACTTTGTATGATTAACAACAGGCCAAGTAAACACAACAAAAGGACAGACAAAACAATTAATAGGAGACTTACCTTCACATATCTTGTGGAAAGTGCCTGATGTAAAGAGATATTTTTTTTCTCGTTCCACCCCATTGCATGCAATGTAAGCATGTCCACCCGTGCTGTTGAAAGCAAATAATGAGGTTATGAAGATCAATCTAAAAAAAGTATACAAAAATATTGCAAACTCTGATCACCTGCTTTGGACATATATTTGGTTGTCAGAGCACAACGTGAGAGGTAGCTGTTCACTTGCTCTACCTCCTCACCAGCAGTTGTCCCTGCTCCTTCCTGGTTCCTGCCACTCCATTTAATCTGTTAGTAAAGGGTGGaagaaatttaatttaatttaatttaatttatatagcccaatatcaaaaaacacaattcgCATCAAAGGGCATTACAATCTGTGCAAGAAATGGTTATGCAAAAAGACAAGATAATATAGTGTAGCTTAACTTCAATTTCATATTATTAATGTGCTTGTAAATATCACAAAAGTACATATGATGCCAAAATATTATACACACCTCACACTTAGTAGCATGGGCTCGAGCATGCATTACACTAAGAAAGGGTTTCATAGTGGTCAGCTCCTGAAGAGCAGGAAGGACACTAGCGACTTTCTCCAGGTATGGCCAGTATTTGCAAGCCACGTCCATTGCAAAGAATTGTGCCTTGGCTGGCATGAGCTCCTTCTGAAGGTACAGAGGGTAGGCAAATATCTCCCCCCTGTACATATTAAGGGCTTTCAAAAGGAACCCATGGCGACACACAGCAACCTCCATCCCCTCTTCATCCAATTTTGAAGCCCTCCTTGAAGTTTCCCTCGCTGCTGTCCATTGGGAGTCCCCACATGTACCTCTTCCCTGTGTCTAtgacacacaaaacaaacatgACAAATCAAATAAAAGCTATAGTGTCATTCaatatattgcatttattctcTCAATTTTGTAATTGGTAGGCAGAAGTAATTGGGGGGGGGGTTTACGGTTATTATTGTAACAACTATTTTGTCAACTTGCATTTTTCACTGCTTTCTGTATGGTGTCGACAAATCTAGACACCACACTGTCTTCAGCCACAAAGAGTCCCTCAAAAAAGCCAGGATCATCAGAGCTGAGAAGgaaagaaaaatagaaaatcGATCCATGAAATATATgaagaaaataaatcaataaaaagacTGGAAGGAAGATCACCTTCCGTTTCGGCGAAAGCGATATAGTTTTCTATTTCCATCTGCAGAAACAGCCAACATTTCCGGTGTGCAGGCTGGGCAGATGAAAGGAGCACTACAGCAGAGCTGGTCTTTCTCAAATGATGCATATGAAAGCTCTAAGAAGCTGCGCTGCAGTGCATCGCCGTTAATGGGTCCAGActgaaaaatatatagaatGAATTCGTATTAGTGATATTGTCTGcttgtaaatttttttataaaatggtaATAACATTTACACGTACTCTTCCTCCACACTTAGTGCGATACTCCAGCAGCTTTGCGAAGGCTTGTCTGGAGAATCCCGGAGATATGATCTTGAGTTCCTGAAGGGAGCTCAAGAGGTCCAGTGTATAAAGTGTGGAATTGGTGACGGAGGCTGGCCAATATCCACTTCTTAGGAGGTCTTTCAATTCAGGGGTCCACTGCTGCTGGCATGATTGACATTCATACAGTGGCTGATGCAAGTCAAAACGCCCTtggaacaaaaataaattgaaaaaataaTACACATTTACCACATACTTAATTTTACAACACTTAGTTCATTCTGCACATTGTGAATGGTTGAGAGACATTGCTAAAGTTCCTATAATCCCACATCTAATTCGCTAAATTCCACGCTGTGTTGATTGGACATCATTATGGAAAGATGCttataatgttttttctttgcaaaggacaaaaataaaaaaatctgtctaTGTCTTTGTTTtagttaaaggtatagcggaagattttcccaaattatttaaaagaacagcCCCTCAATATTTTTAAGCACACGCAACACTCTCCCTCcctcctcccgagagggaacgcctgttaaacgcgtgcaagagacagagagagagagagcatgcaggagctcagttcttctcttcgctctgtttacaagttgctgtcggcatgtttaccgtgtctgtgcgattcgtgacttgtgccagggctagcatcgctaatcatagcttacatcaacttttactagcagtgattttaaatggatttctccaaatagcatgacaaaatgtacatttccaGTAGAAATAACACAGTCTCGTGGGAACcccaacctgtccttttagctcacgccagcgtgtgaaatagtctcccataaacattctggtcttgtttctttctttatagtcctttctcttcttgtcatacaattcctagacactttttctcttgcgaccctcagacatttaaaaaaaaaaaacacagcgagaatgcgagcttcaatgaatggttgaaaccgtagcacaacacacatacacgtgaaagtgcgcatgtgcagcaagcgaacctagaggcgagcatgtacgacggttatacgtcaacatataatcagaatgattgacatctgggatgacaaatagtcttgatgatccacccggaaaacgaaaatcttccgctatacctttaataacAATACCATGTGCTATTCCATATGTTTTGACACTTCTGCAATTCTAAGCATAATGCCACAGCACACTAGTTTGAAAAACAtcaaatatacaataaaaattgAGGTGGaaaatatatctatatattttacCATTTATGGTTATTAAAATCACTGGTTTGCCTGGTAACACATTGAAGTTCGTGCCTCCACAGGAACAGCCTGGCACCTTCACAGTTGGCAAAATGCAAGCTggcaaaaagaagaaaaaaataaataataatttagatTATCTGGAACTGTCTGCAGCAGACACACATTGAACAGCAAAATTAAAGCTTTTGTGAGAACGTACCTTGCTCATGGGTGCAATATCCATCTTCCCCTTTAATAATGCATGTAGTTGGAGGAATGGCTTCAAAAAACCCACGAATCACACACTCCCTGTTGTGGAGTGGCTGTTTTTTATGATGCAGTACATCACAGTCCCCACAGAACCACTCCTCTGGAAGACACTCTCTGCACCTAGggagaaaataaaacaatattataataaaataaattatttcagGTGAATAACTTATATAAA
The sequence above is a segment of the Misgurnus anguillicaudatus chromosome 1, ASM2758022v2, whole genome shotgun sequence genome. Coding sequences within it:
- the LOC141350976 gene encoding uncharacterized protein; translated protein: MATKHKLDSKDPHYQEGRRMALELKHDHILAEAKRAADKRKRVRDPPQTVKRVSVGRGKPRGRRGGRRNASATATYPMFECSLLSSVEVPLTATSTKLNPQEEFEKNMERLSDILSSCPADAQPQSSSASSWSFRQQKASERWKEARPYHLKCLISKEAVGHSLCCLCNEPAVIRCRECLPEEWFCGDCDVLHHKKQPLHNRECVIRGFFEAIPPTTCIIKGEDGYCTHEQACILPTVKVPGCSCGGTNFNVLPGKPVILITINGRFDLHQPLYECQSCQQQWTPELKDLLRSGYWPASVTNSTLYTLDLLSSLQELKIISPGFSRQAFAKLLEYRTKCGGRSGPINGDALQRSFLELSYASFEKDQLCCSAPFICPACTPEMLAVSADGNRKLYRFRRNGSSDDPGFFEGLFVAEDSVVSRFVDTIQKAVKNTQGRGTCGDSQWTAARETSRRASKLDEEGMEVAVCRHGFLLKALNMYRGEIFAYPLYLQKELMPAKAQFFAMDVACKYWPYLEKVASVLPALQELTTMKPFLSVMHARAHATKCEIKWSGRNQEGAGTTAGEEVEQVNSYLSRCALTTKYMSKAARVDMLTLHAMGWNEKKNISLHQALSTRYVKTCQRLHDETARLADLKTELDCTDEVVSQWLSDVKEWAAGETPDTSRASQGTTHRGIQQSIEGLYLSVRHRKRTLYRQNGIII